The following are encoded together in the Bubalus kerabau isolate K-KA32 ecotype Philippines breed swamp buffalo chromosome 3, PCC_UOA_SB_1v2, whole genome shotgun sequence genome:
- the PLEKHA3 gene encoding pleckstrin homology domain-containing family A member 3 isoform X3: MAVCEIKVHSADNTRMELIIPGEQHFYMKAVNAAERQRWLVALGSSKACLTDTRTKKEKEISETSESLKTKMSELRLYCDLLMKQVHTIQEFVHHDESHSSLSIENMNEASSLLSATCNTFITTLEECVKIANAKFKPEMFQLSHPDPLVSPVSPSPVQMMKRSVSHPGSCSTERSSHSIKEPVSTLHRLSQRRRRTYSDTDSCNDVPLEGPDRPVHCSRNTLNGDLASATIPEESRFMAKKKSESEDPLLSFSS; this comes from the exons ATGGCAGTTTGTGAAATTAAAG TCCATTCAGCTGACAACACGAGAATGGAATTAATCATTCCAGGAGAGCAGCATTTCTACATGAAGGCAGTGAATGCAGCCGAGAGACAGAGGTGGCTGGTTGCTCTGGGGAGCTCCAAAGCCTGTTTGACTGATACAaggactaaaaaagaaaaag AAATAAGTGAAACCAGTGAGTCTCTGAAAACCAAAATGTCTGAACTTCGCCTCTACTGTGACCTCCTAATGAAGCAAGTTCATACGATCCAAGAGTTTGTTCACCACGATGAGAGTCATTCATCGCTCAGCATAGAG aacatGAATGAAGCTTCTTCTCTACTTAGTGCCACGTGTAATACATTCATCACGACGCTTGAGGAATGTGTGAAGATAGCAAATGCCAAGTTTAAACCCGAGATGTTTCAGCTGTCCCATCCGGACCCCTTAGTTTCTCCTGTGTCACCTTCCCCTGTTCAAATG atGAAGCGTTCTGTCAGCCATCCTGGTTCTTGCAGTACAGAGAG gaGTAGCCACTCTATAAAAGAACCAGTGTCTACACTTCACCGACTCTCCCAGCGACGCCGAAGAACCTACTCAGATACAGACTCTTGTAATGATGTTCCTCTTGAAGGCCCAGATA GACCTGTTCACTGTTCAAGAAATACACTTAATGGAGATTTGGCATCAGCAACCATTCCTGAAGAAAGCAGATTTATGGCCAAAAAGAAATCTGAATCAGAAGATCCTCTTTTATCCTTCTCTTCCTGA
- the PLEKHA3 gene encoding pleckstrin homology domain-containing family A member 3 isoform X1, whose amino-acid sequence MEGVLYKWTNYLTGWQPRWFVLDNGILSYYDSQDDVCKGSKGSIKMAVCEIKVHSADNTRMELIIPGEQHFYMKAVNAAERQRWLVALGSSKACLTDTRTKKEKEISETSESLKTKMSELRLYCDLLMKQVHTIQEFVHHDESHSSLSIENMNEASSLLSATCNTFITTLEECVKIANAKFKPEMFQLSHPDPLVSPVSPSPVQMMKRSVSHPGSCSTERSSHSIKEPVSTLHRLSQRRRRTYSDTDSCNDVPLEGPDRPVHCSRNTLNGDLASATIPEESRFMAKKKSESEDPLLSFSS is encoded by the exons ATGGAGGGGGTTCTGTACAAGTGGACCAACTATCTCACGG GTTGGCAGCCTCGTTGGTTTGTTTTAGATAATGGAATCCTGTCCTACTATGATTCTCAAGATGACGTTTGCAAAGGAAGCAAAGGAAGTATAAAGATGGCAGTTTGTGAAATTAAAG TCCATTCAGCTGACAACACGAGAATGGAATTAATCATTCCAGGAGAGCAGCATTTCTACATGAAGGCAGTGAATGCAGCCGAGAGACAGAGGTGGCTGGTTGCTCTGGGGAGCTCCAAAGCCTGTTTGACTGATACAaggactaaaaaagaaaaag AAATAAGTGAAACCAGTGAGTCTCTGAAAACCAAAATGTCTGAACTTCGCCTCTACTGTGACCTCCTAATGAAGCAAGTTCATACGATCCAAGAGTTTGTTCACCACGATGAGAGTCATTCATCGCTCAGCATAGAG aacatGAATGAAGCTTCTTCTCTACTTAGTGCCACGTGTAATACATTCATCACGACGCTTGAGGAATGTGTGAAGATAGCAAATGCCAAGTTTAAACCCGAGATGTTTCAGCTGTCCCATCCGGACCCCTTAGTTTCTCCTGTGTCACCTTCCCCTGTTCAAATG atGAAGCGTTCTGTCAGCCATCCTGGTTCTTGCAGTACAGAGAG gaGTAGCCACTCTATAAAAGAACCAGTGTCTACACTTCACCGACTCTCCCAGCGACGCCGAAGAACCTACTCAGATACAGACTCTTGTAATGATGTTCCTCTTGAAGGCCCAGATA GACCTGTTCACTGTTCAAGAAATACACTTAATGGAGATTTGGCATCAGCAACCATTCCTGAAGAAAGCAGATTTATGGCCAAAAAGAAATCTGAATCAGAAGATCCTCTTTTATCCTTCTCTTCCTGA
- the PLEKHA3 gene encoding pleckstrin homology domain-containing family A member 3 isoform X2, which produces MRVGSRKTPAEGWQPRWFVLDNGILSYYDSQDDVCKGSKGSIKMAVCEIKVHSADNTRMELIIPGEQHFYMKAVNAAERQRWLVALGSSKACLTDTRTKKEKEISETSESLKTKMSELRLYCDLLMKQVHTIQEFVHHDESHSSLSIENMNEASSLLSATCNTFITTLEECVKIANAKFKPEMFQLSHPDPLVSPVSPSPVQMMKRSVSHPGSCSTERSSHSIKEPVSTLHRLSQRRRRTYSDTDSCNDVPLEGPDRPVHCSRNTLNGDLASATIPEESRFMAKKKSESEDPLLSFSS; this is translated from the exons ATGAGAGTGGGATCCCGTAAGACGCCAGCCGAGG GTTGGCAGCCTCGTTGGTTTGTTTTAGATAATGGAATCCTGTCCTACTATGATTCTCAAGATGACGTTTGCAAAGGAAGCAAAGGAAGTATAAAGATGGCAGTTTGTGAAATTAAAG TCCATTCAGCTGACAACACGAGAATGGAATTAATCATTCCAGGAGAGCAGCATTTCTACATGAAGGCAGTGAATGCAGCCGAGAGACAGAGGTGGCTGGTTGCTCTGGGGAGCTCCAAAGCCTGTTTGACTGATACAaggactaaaaaagaaaaag AAATAAGTGAAACCAGTGAGTCTCTGAAAACCAAAATGTCTGAACTTCGCCTCTACTGTGACCTCCTAATGAAGCAAGTTCATACGATCCAAGAGTTTGTTCACCACGATGAGAGTCATTCATCGCTCAGCATAGAG aacatGAATGAAGCTTCTTCTCTACTTAGTGCCACGTGTAATACATTCATCACGACGCTTGAGGAATGTGTGAAGATAGCAAATGCCAAGTTTAAACCCGAGATGTTTCAGCTGTCCCATCCGGACCCCTTAGTTTCTCCTGTGTCACCTTCCCCTGTTCAAATG atGAAGCGTTCTGTCAGCCATCCTGGTTCTTGCAGTACAGAGAG gaGTAGCCACTCTATAAAAGAACCAGTGTCTACACTTCACCGACTCTCCCAGCGACGCCGAAGAACCTACTCAGATACAGACTCTTGTAATGATGTTCCTCTTGAAGGCCCAGATA GACCTGTTCACTGTTCAAGAAATACACTTAATGGAGATTTGGCATCAGCAACCATTCCTGAAGAAAGCAGATTTATGGCCAAAAAGAAATCTGAATCAGAAGATCCTCTTTTATCCTTCTCTTCCTGA